A region from the Malus domestica chromosome 07, GDT2T_hap1 genome encodes:
- the LOC103455102 gene encoding formin-like protein 7, which produces MPQQKFNPFSPSCPLSYAPSALSPLAHVSTETPNLMASSRPPPQKPLDLDLTIVSAKHLKNVNWKNGDLKPYAVFWVDPDRRLATKSDDSGSTRPVWNERFTVPLTLSLHHSFLTLEIFHSKPSDTPKPLVGTLRVPLKDLPNQDDSTRIRTFQLVRPSGRPQGKIRVKLAVRERPLPPPPDYHITPPPSYFYGGAPMPPPPVRDFRSYSPSPYISTLQASAPSPSPSPPPPPYHYSSYSDQYSSYYPAYYSSAPPPPPRPFFDRPVNYGGPSGSGGSGGPGGPSAPLDYSNYDQNQKPKSGKMGLGTGLAVGAVAGGLGALALDEGLRYEEDKMAERVENDMGERDEYSNYRADY; this is translated from the coding sequence ATGCCCCAACAGAAATTCAATCCCTTCTCTCCTTCTTGCCCATTATCCTACGCACCCTCAGCACTCTCCCCACTCGCGCACGTTAGCACAGAGACGCCTAACCTCATGGCTTCCTCCCGCCCTCCGCCGCAGAAGCCTCTCGATCTCGACCTCACGATCGTCTCCGCCAAGCATCTCAAGAACGTCAACTGGAAGAACGGCGACCTCAAGCCCTACGCGGTCTTCTGGGTGGACCCCGACCGCCGGCTGGCCACCAAGTCTGACGACTCCGGCTCCACCCGCCCGGTCTGGAACGAGCGGTTCACCGTCCCCCTCACCCTCTCCCTCCACCACTCGTTCCTCACCCTCGAAATCTTCCACTCCAAACCCTCCGACACTCCCAAGCCCTTAGTTGGCACCCTCCGGGTCCCACTCAAGGACCTGCCAAATCAGGACGACTCGACCCGAATCCGGACCTTCCAGCTCGTCCGTCCCTCCGGCCGTCCCCAGGGCAAGATCCGCGTAAAGCTCGCCGTTCGAGAGCGACCCCTGCCGCCACCGCCAGATTACCATATTACCCCTCCTCCTAGCTATTTTTACGGTGGTGCCCCTATGCCCCCACCGCCTGTTCGCGACTTCAGGTCATACTCGCCGTCGCCTTACATCTCTACTTTACAAGCTTCGGCTCCTAGTCCATCGCCTTCGCCACCGCCTCCGCCTTACCATTACAGCTCCTATTCCGATCAGTACTCGAGTTACTATCCAGCGTACTACTCCAGCGCGCCACCGCCTCCACCAAGGCCGTTCTTCGACCGACCGGTGAACTATGGCGGGCCTAGTGGGAGTGGTGGGAGTGGTGGGCCTGGTGGGCCTTCAGCGCCATTGGACTACTCGAATTATGATCAGAATCAGAAGCCCAAGAGTGGGAAGATGGGATTGGGCACCGGATTAGCTGTGGGCGCAGTGGCCGGAGGTCTTGGTGCACTGGCATTGGATGAGGGGTTAAGGTATGAAGAAGATAAGATGGCGGAGAGGGTCGAGAATGACATGGGTGAGCGTGATGAGTACAGCAATTATCGTGCAGATTACTGA
- the LOC103455103 gene encoding uncharacterized acetyltransferase At3g50280: MPSSDSPMSLIISKCTVFPDLPSSLNDLPLSVSDLPMLSCHYIQKGLLFPLPPYPIIPSTHIPLLKSSLSQTLSRFPPLAGRLTTYPTGHVYITCNDAGADFIHASAPSLSIRDVLGPADVPDCVKELFAFDRTISYTGHHNAILAVQVTELNDAVFIGCSVNHAVTDGTSFWNFFNTFAELCRASSLSPNENYNYKKLTITRQPDFSRNSVLISPAVLRFPDGGPKVTFNVDEPLRERIFCFSREAIQKLKARTNNKKWSENEDVLLSAVEILGKQSSDPYQNNDNGARVTSIIENWFKTSNANSKTTAEISSFQSLCALLWRSVTRARNLPSSQTTTFRMAVNCRHRLEPKLDAFYFGNAIQSIPTYATAGEVLSHDTKWCAEQLNKGVKAHDNDGVRGVIEDWERNPRVFPLGNFDGAMMTMGSSPRFPMYDNDFGWGRPMAIRSGRANKFDGKISAFPGREGGGSVDLEVVLAPDAMAGLETDSEFMQYVSS, encoded by the coding sequence aTGCCTTCTTCCGATTCGCCGATGTCTCTAATCATTTCCAAATGCACCGTCTTCCCTGACCTGCCCTCCTCCCTCAACGACCTCCCCCTCTCCGTCTCCGACCTCCCCATGCTCTCCTGCCATTACATCCAGAAGGGCCTCCTCTTCCCCCTCCCTCCCTACCCCATCATCCCCTCCACCCACATCCCCCTCCTCAAATCCTCCCTCTCCCAAACCCTCTCCCGCTTCCCCCCATTGGCTGGCAGACTAACCACTTATCCCACCGGCCACGTGTACATCACCTGCAACGATGCTGGCGCCGACTTCATCCACGCGTCCGCCCCCAGTCTCTCAATCCGAGATGTTCTGGGCCCTGCTGACGTCCCCGATTGCGTCAAGGAGTTGTTCGCCTTCGACAGGACCATCAGCTACACTGGCCACCACAACGCAATCCTGGCCGTCCAGGTAACCGAGCTCAACGACGCCGTTTTTATCGGATGCTCCGTCAACCACGCCGTCACCGACGGCACCTCCTTCTGgaatttcttcaacaccttcgcAGAGCTCTGCCGAGCATCTTCACTATCACCGAATGAGAATTATAACTataaaaaattgacaatcacGAGGCAGCCGGACTTCAGCCGGAACTCGGTTCTGATCTCGCCTGCAGTGCTACGATTCCCAGACGGCGGTCCGAAAGTCACATTCAACGTGGACGAGCCATTGCGCGAGAGAATTTTCTGCTTCAGCAGAGAAGCTATACAGAAGCTCAAGGCCCgaaccaacaacaaaaaatggTCTGAAAACGAAGACGTTTTGCTGAGCGCCGTCGAGATTCTTGGGAAGCAGAGTAGCGACCCCTACCAAAACAACGATAACGGCGCGAGAGTGACGTCAATTATTGAAAACTGGTTCAAAACTTCGAACGCGAACTCCAAAACTACGGCGGAGATCTCGTCGTTTCAGTCGCTCTGCGCGCTGCTCTGGCGATCCGTGACGCGCGCAAGGAACCTGCCGTCGTCCCAAACGACGACGTTCAGAATGGCGGTGAACTGCCGTCACAGACTGGAACCAAAACTGGACGCATTCTACTTCGGGAACGCGATTCAGAGCATCCCGACGTACGCGACGGCGGGAGAGGTGCTGTCGCACGACACAAAGTGGTGCGCGGAGCAACTGAACAAGGGCGTGAAGGCGCACGATAACGATGGCGTGCGGGGCGTCATTGAGGATTGGGAACGGAACCCGCGGGTGTTCCCGCTTGGGAACTTCGACGGTGCGATGATGACGATGGGGAGCTCGCCGAGGTTCCCGATGTACGACAACGATTTCGGGTGGGGGCGGCCGATGGCGATTCGGAGCGGGCGGGCGAATAAGTTCGACGGGAAGATATCGGCTTTTCCGGGGAGGGAAGGAGGTGGCAGCGTTGACCTTGAGGTGGTTTTGGCGCCTGACGCAATGGCTGGTCTCGAAACAGATTCTGAGTTCATGCAATACGTGTCCAGCTGA
- the LOC103455105 gene encoding uncharacterized protein has product MLLKFLHHLRLFQPSSQLLDCRKLELDLSSNSISAESNAFPAAASPDPDRPEPQTMSRTRILRNPIVFVFGFVSISCFLILTISILRLPDIPIGPYAATKTSRKSSQNDKLPIGKFGEMTLEMLPEDLPFTVFLPSERAFARDLRLRWKDSLSPEKMNDTYAIISRVLGFSTVPRSIASDSVPIGKELSYDSISGFTLWLSKEEDGAVMVNGVRSERVDVRRKASVVHVMDGVVMDAEFQQAVQTEEED; this is encoded by the coding sequence ATGCTTTTAAAATTCTTACATCATCTCAGGCTTTTTCAGCCTTCGTCTCAACTTCTCGACTGCCGGAAACTGGAGTTGGACCTCAGCAGCAACTCCATCTCGGCTGAATCAAACGCCTTCCCTGCCGCCGCGTCCCCAGATCCCGACCGTCCTGAACCTCAGACGATGAGCAGAACCCGGATTCTCAGAAACCCGATTGTATTCGTATTCGGGTTCGTGTCGATTTCTTGTTTCTTAATCCTCACAATCTCAATCCTGCGGCTTCCAGACATCCCGATCGGACCATACGCCGCCACAAAAACCAGCCGAAAATCTTCACAAAACGACAAATTACCGATCGGGAAATTCGGAGAAATGACGCTCGAAATGCTGCCGGAAGATCTTCCCTTCACCGTGTTCCTCCCTTCGGAGAGAGCCTTCGCGCGCGATCTGCGGCTGAGATGGAAGGATAGCTTGTCGCCGGAGAAGATGAACGACACGTACGCCATAATTTCGCGAGTGCTGGGGTTCTCGACGGTGCCGAGGAGTATTGCTTCGGACAGTGTGCCGATTGGGAAGGAGCTGTCGTACGATTCGATATCTGGGTTTACGCTGTGGTTGTCAAAGGAGGAGGACGGGGCGGTGATGGTGAACGGAGTTCGGTCGGAGAGGGTTGATGTAAGGAGGAAGGCGAGCGTGGTGCATGTTATGGATGGGGTTGTCATGGATGCCGAGTTCCAGCAAGCGGTTCAGACTGAAGAAGAAGACTGA
- the LOC103455104 gene encoding 26S proteasome non-ATPase regulatory subunit 7 homolog A-like, which translates to MDVIKTQQISSRPIEKVIVHPLVLLSIVDNYNRVAKDSRKRVVGVLLGSSFKGTVDVTNSYAVPFEEDDKDPSIWFLDHNYHEAMYSMAKRINAKEHVVGWYSTGPKLRENDLDIHGLFYDYVPNPVLVIIDVQPKELGIPTKAYCAVEEVKENATQKSQKVFVHVPSEIAAHEVEEIGVEHLLRDVKDTTISTLATEVTGKLTGLKGLEARLKEIRGYLDLVIDGKLPLNHEILYHLQDVFNLLPNLNVYDLVKAFSVKTNDMMLVIYLSSLIRSVIALHNLINNKMHNKEHEKAEDSKQVAVSTAAGS; encoded by the exons ATGGATGTGATCAAAACGCAGCAAATCTCGTCGAGGCCGATCGAGAAGGTGATAGTTCACCCGCTGGTTCTGCTCAGCATCGTCGACAACTACAACAGGGTCGCCAAAGACAGTCGCAAGCGCGTCGTCGGAGTTCTGCTCGGCTCGTCGTTCAAGGGCACCGTCGACGTAACCAACAGCTACGCCG TGCCGTTTGAAGAAGATGACAAGGACCCAAGTATCTGGTTTCTTGATCACAACTACCACGAAGCCATGTATTCCATGGCGAAGAGAATAAATG CTAAGGAGCATGTTGTGGGATGGTACAGCACAGGTCCCAAATTGCGAGAAAATGACTTAGACATTCACGGTTTATTTTATGA CTATGTTCCAAATCCTGTCTTGGTCATTATAGATGTCCAACCTAAGGAGCTGGGaatacccacaaaagcttactGTGCTGTTGAAGAGGTTAAAGAG AATGCTACCCAGAAAAGTCAGAAGGTGTTTGTTCATGTGCCTTCTGAAATTGCTGCCCATGAAGTTGAGGAAATTG GAGTGGAACACTTGCTTAGAGACGTAAAGGATACAACCATCAGCACTCTTGCAACAGAG GTTACAGGGAAACTCACAGGTTTGAAGGGATTGGAAGCAAGACTTAAAGAGATTCGGGGTTATCTCGACCTTGTTATTGATGGCAAGCTCCCATTAAACCACGAGATATTGTACCACCTACAG GATGTGTTCAATCTACTTCCAAATCTTAATGTTTATGATTTGGTCAAGGCCTTTTCCG TGAAAacaaatgatatgatgttggttaTTTATCTTTCATCCCTCATCCGAAGTGTTATCGCTCTTCACAACTTGATCAACAACAAG ATGCACAATAAGGAGCACGAAAAGGCAGAAGACTCTAAACAAGTCGCTGTATCAACTGCCGCTGGAAGCTAG
- the LOC103455174 gene encoding WUSCHEL-related homeobox 7-like, which yields MDDGMSGFCIKASSFRSGGDGGNGNSGTKCGRWNPTIEQVKVLTDLFRSGLRTPSTDQIQKISSQLSFYGKIESKNVFYWFQNHKARERQKRRKVSIDDKDIIRRDQENKPSPKQINQVSEPVRVIETLQLFPINSLNESEGEKLRFHANEYCKEASAFTYTVGTEMDLPPLDLRLSFH from the exons ATGGACGATGGCATGTCAGGGTTTTGCATTAAAGCATCGAGTTTTCGCAGTGGTGGTGACGGTGGTAATGGTAATAGTGGAACCAAGTGCGGGCGTTGGAATCCAACTATTGAACAGGTTAAAGTGCTGACTGACCTGTTTAGGTCTGGACTCCGAACGCCGAGCACTGATCAGATTCAGAAAATCTCCTCTCAGCTAAGCTTTTATGGAAAGATCGAGAGCAAGAACGTCTTTTACTGGTTTCAGAATCACAAAGCCAGAGAAAGACAAAAGCGGCGTAAAGTTTCTATTGATGACAAGGATATCATTCGTCGAGATCAGGAGAACAAGCCGTCTCCAAAAC AAATAAATCAGGTGTCGGAGCCGGTGAGAGTGATTGAGACCCTTCAACTTTTCCCGATAAACTCTTTAAACGAATCTGAAGGAGAGAAGCTGAGATTTCATGCAAACGAATATTGCAAGGAGGCATCAGCTTTTACTTACACTGTTGGGACAGAAATGGACCTTCCACCTTTGGATCTGCGCTTAAGTTTCCATTAA